The following coding sequences are from one bacterium window:
- a CDS encoding H-NS histone family protein → MAIDLDSLSIPELRTLIADAQEKISEKNETTKRELLEEMEKLAEQRGVDLAAVIALRKGKGRKSIIPPKYQNSNDPTQSWSGRGRKPKWVKEHLEGGGDLEDLAIK, encoded by the coding sequence ATGGCAATTGATCTCGACTCGCTAAGCATTCCCGAATTGAGAACGCTTATTGCTGATGCACAAGAAAAGATCAGCGAGAAGAACGAAACCACGAAACGCGAACTGCTCGAAGAAATGGAGAAGCTCGCAGAACAACGGGGTGTCGATCTTGCCGCTGTGATTGCATTGCGAAAAGGGAAGGGGAGGAAGTCGATCATTCCTCCGAAGTATCAAAACTCAAACGATCCAACACAGTCTTGGTCAGGGCGCGGCCGTAAACCCAAGTGGGTGAAAGAACACCTCGAAGGTGGTGGCGACCTGGAAGATCTGGCGATCAAGTGA